From Pseudomonadota bacterium:
AGGGGAGGCGCGGGCCCGTCACGCCGTGGCTATCCTCGAGCGCTGCGCGGCGGCGCTGGAGGGTGAGGCGAAGGTGGCGTGCTTGCGGCGCGCCGCGGCCGTGTCCTACCAGCCCCTGGGCGATCACGCTGCGCGGCTCGCGCTGCTGCGTCGCGCGGTGGACGAAGCGGTAGCGGGCGGGGCGGGCGGCGTCGAGGTCATGCTCGAGCTGGCGGCAGCCTGCCTCGACGGCGACCCCTTTGACGCCGCCGCGCCGCTGCTGGAGCGCGCTGCCGCGGCGTTGGCGGGGCAACGCGGTCTGCTGACCGCTCGCTGCGCTCACCTCGCCGGCCAGCTCGCGGAGCGCCGCGGTGACCATGCCGCCGCGCGCGCCCGCTACGAAGAGGCCCAGCGCGGCGATAGCGGCTATGCCCCGGCCTTGGCGGCCCTCGCCCGCTTGCTCCTGGCGGATGAGGAGTGGGAGGCGGCGCGGCGCGTGCTGCGCGCGCTCCTGCTCCAGCTCGCGTCGGGCAAGCAGGACGTCGCGCGCGCCGACGTCCTGGCGCAGCTCGGCCGCGCGCACGTCGCGCTTGGCGAGACGGCCCAGGGGCGCGCGCTCTACACGCGCGCCCTCGAGGAGCGTCCGGGATGGGTCGAGATCGAGGAGGCGCGCGCGGCGCTCGACGCAGGCGCCGAGGGCTGCTAGCGCGCGCGGCGCCTGGGCAGCGGACGGCTACGCCTGCGGTGGTAGCGATTGCGGTGGTAGCCCTGTCGCTGCGGTCGCGCCGGGCGCCGCGACGCCGTCCTTCGGCGGGTGCGCTGCGAGGAAGCAGCGGCTGCTTCCGTCGGCCCAGGGAGAAACCGGCGGCTCCTCGATCGAGCAGCGGCCGTGGACCTCGCTGCAGCGCGGATGGAAGCGGCAACCAGGTGGCGGCCGCGCCGGCGAGGGCACATCGCCGCGCACGCGCGGGCGGGCATGACGCTTCCGCGCATCGACCGCGGGGATGGCGGCGAGCAACGCGCGGGTGTAGGGGTGCTGCGGCGCCTCGAAGATGCGTTCGGTGCTGCCTTCTTCCACCACCTGGCCCAGATACATCACGGCGATGCGATCGGCGAGGTAGCGCACGACCCCCAGATCATGGGTGATGAAGAGGTAGGAGAGCTGGAGCTCCTCCTGCAGCTGCCGCAGGAGGTTGAGGATCTGCGCCTGAATCGAAACATCCAGCGCGGAGGTTGCCTCATCGCAGATCAGCAGGCGGGGATTGACGGCCAGCGCGCGGGCGATGCAAAGGCGCTGGCGTTGTCCGCCGGAGAACTCGTGCGGGTAGCGCCCCATTTGATCCGGATCGAGCTGCACGCGCCGCATCAGCTCGGCCACGCGCTCCGTCCGCTCACGCTCGTTGGCGCCGATGCGAAACGAAATCATCCCCTCGGCGACGATGTCGCGCGCGCGCATGCGCGGGTCGAGCGAGGCCATCGGATCCTGGAAGACGATCTGCAGCGCGCGCCGATAGGGCAGCAGCTGGCGCGGTGAGAGCGCGAGGAGGTCGACGCCGTCGAAATACACCCGCCCGGCACGGGCACGTTCGAGTCCGAGGATCGATCGGCCCACGGTCGTCTTGCCGCAGCCCGATTCCCCGACCAAGGCGACCGTGCGGCCGGCCGCGCAGATCAAATCCACGCCGTCGACGGCCTTGACCCAGCCGACCGTCCGCTGCAGTAGGCCGGCGCGGATGGGAAACCAGGTGCGCAGCGCTTCGACGCGCAGCAGGCTCGCCCCGCTATCGCGACTGGGCGCATCGCGCAGCGCCGCGCCCGGCGCGGGCAGGGACGGTGCTGCGCCCTTCGTCGCCGCGCTCTGATCGGGCCGGCCGGGGGGCCCCGCGCTGACGGCAAAACCCTGGCTCAAGCGCCCTTGCAGGGCCGGGCGGGCGGCTGGCCAGTCGGCGCGCGCGACCGCGTGGCAGGATACCTCGTGGGTCGTCGACAGCGCCGTGGCGGCAGGGCGCACCTCATGGCAGAGGGCCTGCGCCAGGGGGCAGCGGGTGGCGAAGCGACAGCCCGCCGGCCAGTGCTGCGGCGCCGGCACCACGCCGGGAATCTCCGTCAGCCGCTGACCTCGACGCGCCCGGGCTGGAATCGCGCGCAGCAAGCCCTGGGTGTAGGGGTGCCGCGGCTCCCCCAGGACCTCTTCGCGCGTACCCAGCTCGACCACGCGACCGGCGTACATCACCGCGACCCGGTCGGCGAGCTCGTTGACCACACCGAGGTCGTGGGTAATCAGCAGCACCGTGGTGCCGAGCTGTTGGCGCAGCTCGCGCAGGAGCTCGAGGATCTGCGCCTGAATCGTGACGTCGAGCGCCGTCGTCGGCTCGTCGGCGATCAGCAAGGCGGGCCGCGTCGCGATCGCCATCGCGATCATCACCCGCTGCTTCATCCCGCCCGAGAGCTGATGCGGATAGCTGTGCATCCGGCCGACCGGGTCGGGAATGCCGGTCAAGGCCAGCAGCTGCTGGGCGTGCTGCCAGGCCGCCCGCCGGGTGAGCGGCTGGTGCAGCGCGATCGCCTCCACGACCTGAGCGCCGATCGTCAGCACCGGGTTGAGGCTGGTCATCGGCTCCTGGAAGATCATCGCGATCTCGGCGCCCCGAACCGCGCGCATCTGTGCCACCGGAAGCTGGAGCAGATCGCGTCCATCGAAGCGCACGCGTCCGCGCTCGATGCGGCCCGGGCGCGGCACCAGGCGCAGGATCGAGAGGGCGGTCAGGGACTTGCCGCAGCCCGATTCGCCGACCAGCGCGAGCACCTCGCCGCGGGTCAGCGTCAGCGAGAGATCGTCGACGACTGGCACGGGTCCGCGCTCGCCGGGGAAGGTCGTCGTCAGGGCGTCGATCTGCAGCATTGGCGCGCCGCTCATGTCGGCTCCCGGCGGGTGCGCGGATCGAGGATGTCGCGGACCGCGTCACCGACGAAGTTGACCGCGAGGAGCAAGGTGAAGAGCGCTGCGCCGGCCGCGGCGAGGTTCCACCAGATCACGGGGTCGCGGGACAGCTCGTCGCGCGCCTGATCGATCATCTGGCCCCAGCTACCCTCGATCCCCAGGCCGAGCCAGGAGAGGATCGCCTCTGAGAGCACGAGCCCGGAGAACATCAGCACGAAGGTGATCACCACCAGGTGCATCAAGTTGGGCACGATGTGGCGCAGCAAGATGCGCAGATCGGCGACGCCGAGCGCGCGCGCGGCCTGAACGTAATCCATCTCGCGCAACTTGAAGGTCTCGCCGCGCGCCAGGCGACAGAAGCCGACCCAGCTCGTCACCGCCAGCGCGAGACAGACGGCGACGGTGCTGCGGCCGAGCACCATCACCAGGGCGATCAGCAGCAGCAGCGTCGGCATCGACGCGAGGGTCGACATGACGAAGAACACGCCGTCGTCGATCCTGCGGCCCCAGTAGCCGGCGCTGACCCCAAAGAGCAGCGCGAGCGGGATCGCGATCAGGCTGGTCAGGCCGCCGATCAGCAGCGCGACGCGGGCGCCCTTGATCGTCAGCAGCAGCACATCGCGGCCGACGATGTCCGTGCCGAGCAGATGCCCGCCGGGATGGCGCAGCGGCGCCTGGCCGTAGAACTCGACCTTGGCCAGCGGCGCCGAATAGCTGCGCTCTCGCCGATTGGCGAAGAGGCGATCGATCACGCTGCGCGCTTCGTGTTGCGCGACGACGTCGCCGCCGGTGTCGACGCCGCCGACCCAACGCAGGGAGTCGAGCAGGGCTACGGTGACGTAGCCGGCGATGATCAGCAGCGCGAGTGGGCGACGGCGCCGGAGCTGGACGAAGACCTCCCGCCACAGCCGATGGCGGCGACCGACCAGCAGCAGGCTCAGGCCCGCGAGCAGCAGCAGGGCGACGACGAGGTTGGAGAGGCTAAGGAGCTGCATTGGGCCTTGTCACTCAGCTCAGCCGCACGCGCGGGTCAACCAGCGCATAGCTGATGTCGGTGAGAATCTGTCCGCCGACGAAGAGCAGCGAGCCGAGATAGACCATCGTGCGCAGGGTGGAGAAGTCATTGCCGTTGATCGCGTCGACGGTGAGGGAGCCGAGCCCCGGGATGCCGAAGAACGACTCGAGCAGCAGCGATCCGGTGAAGAGAAAGGGCACTGCGAGCACCACGTGGGTGAGGATCGGGATCATCGCGTTGCGCAAGACGTGGACCCACATGATGCGCCCCTCGGCGCAGCCCTTGGCGCGGGCCGTGCGCACGTAGTCGCGCCCCGTCTCCTCGACGAAGACCGTGCGGTAGAAGCGCACGTCGCCGCCGAGCGCCGCCGCGACGCCGACCAGCACCGGCAGCGCGAGGAAACGCCAGGCCACGCGCGGATCAGGGTCGAAGCCAGAGATCGGAAACCAGCGCAACAGCTTCCCGATCACGTACTGCGCGCCGATGATGTAGAGCAGCACGGAAAGGCTCATCGCCAGCACTGCCAATAACACGCCCATGCGGTCGATATAGGTCTCGCGGAAGAAGGCGACGAAGAGCGCGAGCACGATGCTGAGCAGCAGCCCGATCACGAACATCGGCACGGTCAGCGCGAGGCTAGGGCCGACGCCGCGCCGCAGGCGCTCGACGATCGGCGCATCGTCGCTGTCGCTGCGGCCGAAGTCGAAGGTCAGCATCCGCCGGTAGTGCTCGACCAGCATGCTCTCGCGCCCACCGCGCCACGGCCAGAGCGGGCGATCGTAGCCATGGTTCGTCTTCCACTGCGCGATCACCGCCGGGACCGCCTTCTCGCCCAGCGCGCGGCGGGCGATGTCGTCGGGATCGGTCAGCGTGAAGAAGAGGAGAAAGAGGAAGAGCAGCACGCCGAGCACGACGAGACACCCATGCAGCAAGCGACGCATCACGTAGGCCAGCATCATTGTTGCTCGCGGAAAAAGGTGATCACTGCAGGGACGCCGATGGCGAGCGCCAGACCGAGGAGCAGGTAGAGCGGCCACAGCACGGGGCGGTTCCAACGCTGGCGCTGCGCCGCACGCTGGGCCAGGTCGATGGTCCGGTACTTGACGGTGGGGTAGGCCATTCCCGTCGGTTTGACCTGCCCGAGCCAGCCGTGAAAGAGGGTGTAGTCCTCCGGGTGAAAGAGCTCGATCCAGGGGCGCTCGTGCTCGAGCACCGCGCGCAGCTGGCGGATCAGCGCCAGCCGCTCGGCGTCGTTGCTGCGCGTCTTCATCGCGAGGAAGAGCCGGTCGAAGCGCGCATCGGCGAAGTTCGCTGTATTGGGCCCGCCGCTCCGCGAGCGCGCCATCTCCGACGAAAGCAGGAAGAGGAAGTTCTCCGGATCGGGATAGTCCGCGACCCAGCCCCAGAGGAAGAGCTGATAAGCGCCGTCGCGCACCTTCTGTTGGAATTGGTTGTAGGTGGTTGCGGCGACCCGGACATCGAGGCCGAGGCGGCGCCAGGCGTCGACGAAGAAGCGATAGCGCAGGAGGCCCTGCGCGGTCGTGTCTGACGAGTCGAAGGTCAGCCGCAGCGGTTGACGGGTGCGCGGATCAATACCGCCGGGGTAGCCCGCTTGGCGCAGCAGCGCGGTGGCGCGCGCCACATCGAGCTGGCGGAAGGGGTTGCGGTAGCCCGCCTCGTAGCCGTAGATCCCCGGCGGCAGCGGCGACTGCGCGCTGATCCCGCGACCGTTGCTGAAGAGGCGCAGATACTCGCGGGCATCGATCGCCAGGCTCATCGCCTGGCGCAGCAGGCGGCTGCGTTCGCCCCCGCGCACGCCGACCACCGCATCGTCCATGTTGAAGCCGATGTAATAGACAGCCGGAATCACCGACTTGTTCAGTCGGACGCCGAGCGCGCGCATCTCCGGGGAGAGGCGCTCCTCGCGGATCACCTTGTCGAAGCTCTCACGAATGATCCCCGCGGCGTCGTAGTAACCCTGGAGGAACTTGTTGAAGAGCGGGATGGGCTCCTTCTCGCGCCGCCAGTCGATGCGCTTGATCGACGCCAGCGGCTGGCCGACGACCCGCGGATCGAGCAGTCCGGCCGCGCGATCCTGCGCCTCGCCCTGCGCGGGGTAGGTGGCCCCGGGCGCCCGCCACTCCGGATGGCGCAGGCCGTACCACTGCTCGTTGCGATCCAGCACGATGCGCGCCTGCTTGTCGTAGCGCGTCAGGCGATAGGGGCCCGAGCCGACGGGATGGTCGGCCAGCGTGGGCCTGCCCTTGCGACCGTCGTAGTACGCGGTCGCCTCCCAGGGGATCGGCGTGGAGAAGGGCATGGCGAACCAGTAGAGGAGCTGCGGATAGGCCTCCGTCAGCACGACCTCCAGCTCGAGCGCGTTGCGCGGCCGGAGGCCCTCGATCGGGCCGACCCGGGCGTACTGCTGGTGGACCGGCAGCCGCGCGAAGCGCGCGTCGGTGCGACGGGCGTGCTCGAGCCGCTCGCCGAACTGCCGCAGCCCGACGATGTGAGAGAAGGGCTCGGTCACCGGGCTATTGACGGCCGGGTCAGCGATCCGCGCCAGCGCGAAGGCCACATCGGCGGCGACGAGCTGACGCGTGCTGCGCTTGGGCTGGCCGAGCGCGAAGCAGGGGTCGTCCTGGAAGAGCAGATCGTCACGGAGCTCGAAGTGATAGCGCACGCGGCCGTCGGCCTGCGGCTGCGCCTCGGGCACGGCGACGGCGAGCCCGGGGATCAGCGTGTAAGGTCGGGCCAGGTAGTGATACTCGAGCAGCGTATCGAAGATATTGCCGATGATCGCGTGGTCGCTGACGTTATAGGCGACCGCCGGGTCGAGCGACTTGGGAGCCTCGGTGAAGGCCGAGTAGAAGACGCTGCTGTGGGCGTCGGATCGCGGATAGGGATCGTTCGTGCAGGCGAGGACCAGCCCCGTCAGGGCACAAAGCGCGAAGGGCGAGCAGCGTAGCACGAGCAAATCGGCTCCCGGCCCGAGCGGGCCGCGACCGGGACTCTAGTGTGATGAGGCCCCCATGGGAAGCGCGGTGCCCAGGAGGCCACAAGCCGCTGCTGCGCCCCAGGGGCTGCTGGGCCGGCCGCCTGCCGCGCTGCGGATCGCGTGCGGGTGCTTGCGCGTCGACGGGGACCCGCTACAGGGCTGAGCGCGGGGTTGGTGGGTGGGGGGTGCCGTGGCTATACTGGGCGCGATGAGAACCTGGGCATCGCGGCGCGCGACGAGGAAGCGGCTCACCTTCGCCTTGCTGCTCCCGCTGCTGGTCGTGGCGGGACCGCCGCTCTTGGAGGGCCGCACGGAGGGCCGCGCGGAGTGCCGAGCTCGGCGGCGCGTGGGTCGCGTGCAGAGCCGCCCGCGTGCCGCGGCGGTGACCGGCGCGCTGGACGTCGCTTCCAGGACGACAGGGGCCCAGCTCTTCGTCGATGGCCTGCCAGTGGGCAAGCTTCCCCTGGCCAAGCCCTTGGCGCTGCCCGTCGGGCAGCATACGGTCAAGCTGACGAAGGACGGTTACACGCAGTATCTCGACGTGGTGGAGGTCGCGCCCGGTGCGACGGTGCAGGTGGCCGTCGACCTCTTGCCGGTCGCGGGCGTGCTCGACGTCAAGGCCAATGTCGCTGACGCCCGGGTCTTCGTTGACGGGCGCTTCGTCGGCTTCGCGCCGCTCGAGGTCGAGCTCGATGTCGGCCCGCGCGCGATTCGGGTGACCAAGGCGGGCTATCGCGATGTCATCGTCGCGCGCAAGGCCGTGGCGGGTCAGCGGACGACGCTCGACGTCGGGCTCGAGCTGCTGCCTGCGGGCTCGACGCCCTACCGGCCGCTGGCCCCGCGTGTCAGGTGGTACGAGCGTTGGTATGTCTGGGCCGGGGCGGCGGGCGGCGTCGCGGCCGTCACGGTGGCCGTGCTCGTCCCCGTGCTCGCTGCGGGCAAGGACTCGATCGCGGGCTTCGGCGCCGAGCACCGCTGGCGGGTGCCGTGAGGCAGCCAGCGAGCCTGGGCCCGCTGCGCGGCTGAGCGCCTCCGGAGTCGCGCGTGATCTCCCTCGATGACTTCGACTTCGAGCTGCCAGCCGGGGCGATCGCGCGCTATCCACCCGCGCGGCGCGACGGCGGGCGATTGCTGCGGCTCGAGCGTGCGAGCGACGCCTCGACCCACCACGCGATCCTCGAGCTGCCCGACCTCCTGCCGCCGCGGCCGCTGCTCGTCGTCAATGACACGCGCGTGATTCCTGCCCGTTTGTTGGCCCAGCGCGCGACGGGCGGGCGGGTCGAGCTGCTCCTGCTCGAGCGACGGGCGCAAGCTCGCTGGTGGTGCATGCTGCGCGACGCCAAACGCCTGCGAGCCGGCGAGTGGTTGACGATCACCGCGCCGGCCGCGGGCGCTGCCGCAACGGCTGGCGCGCTGCCGCCGCTGGTGGGCCGCGTGCTAATCGCGACGCCCCCGCGCGAGGGGCGCTGCGAGGTCGAGTTCGAGGACGAGTCGATGATCGCGCGGTGCGGCGCGATCCCCTTGCCGCCCTACCTGGCGCGCGCCGCCGAGCCCAGCGACCTGCTGCGCTACCAGACGATCTTTGCCACGAAAGAAGGGGCGATCGCCGCGCCGACGGCTGGGCTGCATTTCACGCCCGAGCTCGTGGCGCGCTTGGAGGCTGCCGGCGCGACCCTGGCGACCGTGACCCTGCACGTCGGTCCCGCCACCTTCATGCCGATCCGCGACGGCGACCTCGCGTCCCATCGTGTGGAAGGGGAGCGCTTCAGTATTCCGGAGGCCACGGCCGCGGCGGTGGCGGCGGCGCGCGCCGCTGGGCGGGCCGTGGTGGCGGTAGGCACGACGGTGGTACGCGCGCTGGAGACCACCGGCGGGGCGGCGGGGCAGGGGCGCACCGAGCTGGTCATTCGTCCGGGGCATCGCTTCGTCGCCGTCGATGCGCTGCTGACCAACTTTCATCTGCCGCGCTCGACGCTGCTGCTGCTGGTCAGCGCCTTGGCGGGTCGCGAGCGGATTCTAGAGGCCTACCGCATGGCTGTCGCCGCCGACTATCGCTTCTACAGCTACGGCGATGCGATGCTGATCGTCTGAGGCCGGCGCGCGGTTGGCGGACCCCAGGGGGCCCGCTGCTCCCGCCGGCCCAAGGCACCGCAGGCGGGCCGTCGGAGCATCCCTGGAGACGGCGCTGGAGACGGCGCTGGAGACGGCGCAAAGATCGCTGTAGCCTGCGCGCCGATGAGCCGACTCAAGCTTGAACTCGAGGCGCGTGACGGGGCCGCGCGCGCGGCCCGCGTGACGTTACCGCGCGGCACCTTCGAGACGCCCGTCTTCATGCCCGTGGGCACGTTGGCGACCGTCAAGGCGCTGGAGGTCGGCGAGCTCGAGCAGCTCGGCGTGCGGCTGGTGCTGAGCAACGCCTACCATCTGGCGCTGCGCCCCGGCACGGAGGTGGTGGAGCACTGCGGTGGGCTGCACCGCTTCATGGGCTGGCCGCACCTGCTGCTCACGGACTCAGGTGGCTTCCAGGTCTTCAGCCTGCGCGCCCTGATGCGAATCGACGACGACGGGGTGGCCTACCGCTCCCATATCGACGGCTCGGCGCGCTTCATCGATCCCGAGCGTTCGATGGCCGAGCAGGCCGCGATCGGCGCGGATATCGCGATGGCCTTCGACCACTGCCCGCCAGCGAACGCGACGCCGCTGGCGATCGAGGCGGCGATGGAGCGGACGACCCGCTGGGCGCGACGCTGCCTCGCGGTGGCCCCTCCGCCGCATCAGGTGCGCTTCGGCATCGTGCAGGGCGGGGCCGATCTCGGCCTGCGAAGGCGGCATCTCGAGGCGATCACCGCGCTGCCCTTCGAGGGCTTCGCGCTCGGTGGGCTCTCGGTCGGCGAGGCCAACGAGCGCATGCACGAGGTCGTCGCCGACGCCGCCCCGCGGCTGCCCGAAGGCGCGCCGCGTTACCTGATGGGCGTGGGGCGACCGGAGGATCTGATCCGCGCGATCGGCGCCGGCATCGATATGTTCGACTGCGTGATGCCGACGCGGCATGCGCGCAACGGCCAGCTCTTCACGGCCGAGGGGCGGGTCGTGATCTCCAACGCGCGTCATCGGCTCGAGGATCTGCCGATTGACGCGAGCTGCGCCTGCAGGGTCTGCCAGCGCTATAGTCGCGCCTACCTCCGTCACCTCTATGTCGCGCGCGAGCTGCTCTACAGCCGCCTGGCCACCCTGCATAACGTTCACTTCGTCGTCGAGCTCGTGCGCCAGGCTCGCGCTGCGATCCTCGAGGGTCGCTACGCGGCATTCGCGGCCGCGTTCTTCGCGCGGCGCGCGCCGGGGCTCTGATGCGGCGCGCGACGCGCGATTGACCGAGCCCTCTGCGGGCGCGCAGGTGCGCTAGCGCGGCCCGCGGTGATGTGGCAGTGTCCGGCGCCGCGTGCGACCCGCATGGTCGCCGAAGGAGCCACAATGCCAGCACCCACTGTCAGTACTGTCCAGGCCATGCTCACGCCGGCGGTCGCCATTTCGGCCGTCGGGCTGCTCTTGCTGACCCTGAGCAACCGCTACTCGGCGGCGATCAACCGGATTCGTCTGCTCAGCGACGAGCGGCGCCGCCTGCGCGCGGTGCAGGCCAAGCAAGACCCGCCCGGCGAGATCGAGCAGCTCCGCCTCGAGAGCGTGCTCCGTCAGACACGAGCGCTGCTGGTGCGCATGCGCTCGCTGCGCAACGCGGTGTTCTGCATGTACCTCGCGGTCGGGATGTTCGTGCTGACCTCCGTCGGCATCGGGGCGCAGCTCGCCACTGACTCGGGCCTGCTGCGCATCCTCGCGACGACGGTCTTCCTCTGCGGCATGCTGGTGGTGCTGCTCGGCGTCGCCTTCGCCACGGTGGACCTGCGGCGATCCTTCCGCGTTGTCGAGCTCGACGCGCAGAGTGACGGCTGACGCCCAGAGTGACGGCTGACGCGGAGTGACGGCTGACGCGCAGTGACGGCTGACGCGCAGTGATCCTGGCGCGCGGCGCGCTCAGCCGGCCGCTTTGCCTTCGCGCAGGCGCAGCAACAGGCGGCGGAAGGGCGCGTAGAGGCAGCTGTGCTCGCAGGCGGAAAGGTCGTCGACCGCGAAGCAGTGCCGTCCGCATTCCTCGGTCTCGAGCGGAACGGCCGGCGTCAGGTGCTCGTCGATCAGCGGCGCAAAGTAGAGCGCGGGTACCGTGAAGGTCGCCCCGCAACTCGGGCTGCGATGCTCGAAGTAGATCTCGTTGCGCTCGGTCGCCTGTCCCGCGAAGCGCATGCCCTGGGGCAGGTACTGGGGATCTTCGACGAGCTCGCGCAGGCTGAGCTGCTGTTGGCATTGCGAGCAGGTGGCGATCGGCGTGTTATCCAGTTGGGCCATGGTCTGCGTCTCCCTCGACAGTGCCCGTTTCTCGCCCGAGCGGGCTCCAGACGCAACCGGCAAGCGCGGGGTGGGCGTTCCGCGGCCGCGCGACGGTGGTGCTCACCAGGCTGACCGCGGCAGCCGCCGTTAGGGCGCCGCAGTCGACGCGCTCGAGGGCCGCGACTCGGCCATCGTTGGTCTCCAGCACCTTCACGCCGAGGTCGTGCTGACTTGCCGCGTCGGCGACGCTTGTCCGTGCTGGTTTGGTCATCAGCAGCGCAGGCCGCGAGCGCGTCCTCTGCCACGGTCGAAGCGCAGGGGCAAGGGCGCGGTGCGGGGAGAGCGATCGGGGGACGTGGCGCTTTCGAGCGAAAGCGAGCCTTCCGGTTGCAGGTTCTGCGAGAACCCGTCGAGGTAGTCCTCGAAGTCGGCCTTGAGCTGCTGCTGGCTCCCGCGTGACTTGAGATCGCGAAGGCTGAACTTCGACGTGTTGTAGAACGCCTCGTCAGAGGCCTTGCACAGAGTCTGCCCGATCCGCTAATTTCAGACGCGCCGAGTGTCAACCTCGGAGTGGGGAACACTGTAGACCACCTCGACGAAGCCCTTCGCTGCACCGCCCAACGCGCCTTCCCGGCGCAGCTTCGTCCGCCACCAGCAAAGCGTTGTCGGGTGCACCCCTTGCCGTCGTGCGAACGCTCGTGCCCCCTCGCCGCTGGATTCGTAGGCCCCACAGAGGTCGATCCATTCAGCCCGACTTCGCCGCTCCTGCATCGCTGCCGCCTCCCGGTCTACGCCGGGACACAGCCTTCATCACCCCGGTCCTCAACACCAGGCGGGCCCTGCTGAACGGTTACGGAGGATCGCGGTGCGCGGAGTTGAACGCGGGCCTCGGCGGGATGTTCGTCGCGTGGGTCGGCGTCGCGCTCGCCGATCGGCGTTCGGAGAGGGACCCGAGAACCGGGGGCCGCCCCGCGTGGTCAACAGGTGTCGAGCAGCGTCCAACCAGATCCCAAGAAACCTCTTCGGCGGCGTCCTCGACGACGCGCGCACCATTCGACAGCCGCCACCAGGCCGCCCACGCTGGCTCGTGGCGCGCCCGACGCGCACCTGGGACGCCTGGCGCGGCGCGCGGACAAAGGGCACCGTGCGCGCCGTCCGCGGAGCAGGGGCGCGAGGGTGAAGTCCGCGGGTGTCATGGTCAGGCAGCCTTCG
This genomic window contains:
- a CDS encoding DUF2721 domain-containing protein, giving the protein MPAPTVSTVQAMLTPAVAISAVGLLLLTLSNRYSAAINRIRLLSDERRRLRAVQAKQDPPGEIEQLRLESVLRQTRALLVRMRSLRNAVFCMYLAVGMFVLTSVGIGAQLATDSGLLRILATTVFLCGMLVVLLGVAFATVDLRRSFRVVELDAQSDG